Proteins encoded in a region of the Sulfurimonas marina genome:
- a CDS encoding efflux RND transporter permease subunit translates to MIKKIVHVILNRPYFIYSFLALFVFLGINGYFKLDQKLFPNSNRPEIAVVLVQPGSSAKDMAAHIAIPVEKELYTIDYIRKVSSTTIDEVTVVRAEFEYEKDLNDAALDVSNTIDKLKSQLPQDIKEPQIHKISAATAPIITIGISSSTFSMIDLRELIEDDIKSDILKIKGVANVDIFGGYTKELQIILDINKINALHVSTNEIVEIIKANNQDFAIGNIQDQKNRVLLKSTNKADALYKLENLEVKPNIRLKDIAKISFTHNTNNALYRGNSKDSIALAVQRNLDADVVKTIEQVEDELKVLKKRYPELSFEITDTQKTTIVQSNQNMLESLRDAIIMSTIVVFIFLASFRQILVVLLTIPVVYLSTIALMWLFGLEFNIITLTAIILALGLLLDDTVVVVENIQRHYENLHESMEKAVEDGTTEIMFADFSGTLTTMIALFPILFVGDYPQTIFGPLITTLLLALTASYIISITLVPLISKYILKINTPLIIYLEKKFQIVSDAINNAFSGFFTQAVVLALKSRWVFTGYIVLLLALFFVSVKVVMPLVGKELMPAMDTGSIKIKIATTPNISIDKSKEIVVEIEKILKDNGQIISTSASIGSEAGVLSIGSGGGANDILILANYINRFERSNSIWEIEERLKRQISKLEGIKTLEISDAGATAMASIKANIDVTLYGDDFEELYKKAQEYEAAMNRTQGIVTSSLSWHMDMKTYELEIDTLKALNFGISNQQITRSLQSVLRGAVVSTFDKKNKLSLPVRIWVQNDQINSPKKIESLLIQTPLGEIPLNAVAKIKEVYQPNIITREGLSYTIDIFGFRKAQSISRLMENFAEASRDIVLPEGITMKHSGDIEQFNDSSIRIIKSVAIGIVLIFLIMIPLFNSVKIPLMIIFSIPLTVAGASWILLIFDYHSSMSAMVGFILLAGVIVNNAILLIHFASEKLKDGADAQEAMIESIKVRTRPVLMTAISVSVGMVPVAFGWAIGIERLAPLAAVVIGGLIVGTFLTLLFIPLLFILSMKNSKKA, encoded by the coding sequence ATGATTAAGAAAATTGTTCATGTAATATTAAACCGTCCCTATTTTATATACTCATTTTTAGCTCTGTTTGTATTTTTAGGTATTAATGGTTATTTTAAACTCGATCAAAAACTCTTTCCAAACTCAAATAGACCAGAAATTGCAGTAGTTCTTGTGCAACCTGGAAGCTCTGCAAAAGATATGGCGGCACATATCGCCATTCCTGTCGAAAAAGAGTTATACACGATCGATTATATTCGTAAAGTATCCTCTACAACAATTGATGAAGTAACTGTAGTTAGAGCTGAATTTGAATATGAAAAAGATCTAAATGATGCTGCACTCGATGTATCCAATACTATAGATAAACTAAAGTCACAATTGCCTCAAGATATAAAAGAACCGCAGATTCATAAAATTTCAGCAGCTACAGCTCCTATTATTACAATTGGAATTAGTTCGAGTACTTTTTCTATGATTGACTTACGTGAGCTAATAGAGGATGATATAAAAAGTGATATATTAAAGATCAAAGGTGTAGCCAATGTAGATATATTTGGCGGTTATACAAAAGAGTTGCAGATAATTTTGGATATCAATAAAATCAATGCTTTGCATGTCAGTACCAATGAGATAGTAGAGATTATAAAGGCTAATAACCAAGACTTTGCGATTGGAAATATTCAAGATCAAAAAAACAGAGTACTTCTAAAAAGTACAAATAAAGCAGATGCCCTTTATAAGCTTGAGAATTTGGAAGTAAAGCCCAATATCAGACTAAAAGATATTGCAAAAATCTCTTTTACGCACAATACAAACAATGCACTTTACAGAGGAAACTCTAAAGACAGTATCGCTCTAGCGGTACAAAGAAATTTAGATGCTGATGTTGTAAAAACGATTGAACAAGTAGAAGATGAACTAAAAGTATTAAAAAAACGATATCCGGAACTTAGTTTTGAGATTACAGATACACAAAAAACTACAATCGTACAAAGTAATCAAAACATGCTTGAATCACTTCGAGATGCGATCATAATGTCAACAATTGTAGTATTTATATTTTTGGCTTCTTTTAGACAGATATTGGTTGTACTGCTAACGATTCCAGTCGTATATCTCTCTACAATCGCACTGATGTGGTTATTTGGCTTAGAGTTCAACATCATTACGCTAACAGCAATTATTTTAGCCCTGGGACTCTTGCTTGACGATACCGTGGTTGTAGTAGAAAATATTCAAAGACATTATGAAAACCTTCATGAGAGTATGGAAAAAGCTGTAGAAGATGGAACTACCGAAATTATGTTTGCCGATTTTTCAGGGACGCTTACAACGATGATAGCACTTTTTCCTATTTTATTTGTAGGGGATTATCCTCAGACAATTTTTGGACCGCTTATTACTACTTTATTACTGGCGTTAACCGCTTCTTATATCATTTCGATCACTTTGGTGCCGCTCATTTCAAAATATATTTTAAAGATAAATACTCCTTTGATCATCTATTTGGAAAAAAAATTTCAAATAGTAAGTGATGCAATAAACAATGCCTTTAGTGGATTTTTTACACAGGCAGTTGTACTGGCACTAAAAAGCAGATGGGTATTTACTGGTTATATTGTTTTACTCTTGGCACTTTTCTTTGTAAGTGTAAAAGTGGTTATGCCTCTTGTTGGAAAAGAGTTGATGCCTGCGATGGATACTGGTTCTATCAAAATCAAAATAGCAACAACACCAAATATCAGTATCGATAAATCAAAAGAGATAGTTGTAGAGATTGAAAAAATTTTAAAAGATAATGGACAAATCATTTCTACATCAGCATCTATCGGTTCAGAAGCGGGAGTGTTGAGCATTGGCAGTGGCGGTGGAGCTAACGATATTTTGATATTGGCAAATTATATTAACAGATTTGAAAGATCTAACTCAATTTGGGAAATAGAGGAGAGACTAAAGCGTCAAATTTCAAAACTTGAGGGGATCAAAACCTTAGAGATTAGCGATGCAGGTGCAACAGCAATGGCAAGTATCAAGGCTAACATTGATGTAACTCTTTATGGTGATGACTTTGAAGAGTTGTATAAAAAAGCACAGGAATATGAAGCAGCAATGAATCGTACACAGGGAATAGTGACATCATCTTTGAGTTGGCATATGGATATGAAAACTTATGAATTAGAGATTGATACTCTAAAAGCACTTAATTTCGGGATCTCAAATCAGCAAATTACACGTTCACTTCAATCAGTTTTACGTGGAGCTGTAGTCTCGACATTTGATAAAAAAAACAAACTCTCTTTACCTGTGCGTATATGGGTACAAAACGATCAGATAAATTCTCCTAAAAAAATTGAGAGTCTATTGATACAAACACCTCTGGGTGAGATTCCTCTAAATGCTGTAGCTAAAATTAAAGAGGTGTATCAGCCCAATATCATTACTAGAGAAGGACTTTCTTATACAATCGATATATTTGGCTTTAGAAAGGCACAGAGTATTTCGAGACTAATGGAAAACTTTGCAGAGGCTTCTCGGGATATTGTTTTACCAGAAGGAATAACAATGAAACACTCAGGAGATATCGAACAGTTTAATGATTCATCTATTAGGATTATAAAAAGTGTAGCTATCGGAATAGTGTTGATTTTTCTTATTATGATTCCTTTATTCAACTCTGTAAAAATACCGTTGATGATTATATTTTCTATTCCATTAACAGTTGCAGGTGCATCGTGGATACTTCTGATATTTGATTATCATAGTTCTATGAGTGCGATGGTTGGATTTATTCTCCTTGCTGGTGTAATAGTAAATAATGCAATTCTCCTAATACATTTTGCATCTGAAAAACTTAAAGATGGTGCAGATGCTCAAGAGGCAATGATTGAGAGTATCAAAGTAAGAACTCGTCCCGTCTTAATGACGGCAATAAGTGTAAGCGTAGGGATGGTTCCTGTAGCTTTTGGGTGGGCTATAGGGATTGAACGTTTAGCACCTTTAGCGGCAGTGGTGATCGGAGGTTTGATTGTTGGGACATTTTTAACGTTACTTTTCATCCCTTTACTTTTTATACTAAGTATGAAAAATTCAAAGAAGGCTTAA
- a CDS encoding HlyD family secretion protein — MTFTKKITILIFLLILIAGGFILINSKKKEFQEEATAYIHKHIPMNMETQKSKTDNEIFTAKVAAQKNPKLSTKISGYIEKIYVKENQRVKKGQILVSIDAGEYQNSLKQLDYSVQAAKRNISALEKTVAFQKLDMQQAFKTYKSNKKIFQAGGISLDQLTISEIVYEQKNSKYLSTLDQIESNKLALKSQEALLSSKKSLEKYYSIYAPFDGIVESLYLSQGDLTQGNKPVLSLLSHKQKLTFTYANDLIKDGQDVYFKGGKIGSIGIIYPSAQRYLKVAEISLDKPLDFTYNSLISIEVDIK; from the coding sequence ATGACATTCACAAAAAAAATAACTATATTGATCTTTTTACTGATTCTGATCGCAGGCGGTTTTATTTTGATCAATTCAAAGAAAAAAGAATTTCAAGAGGAGGCGACTGCATACATCCACAAACATATCCCAATGAATATGGAAACTCAAAAGAGTAAAACAGATAATGAGATTTTTACAGCAAAAGTTGCAGCACAAAAAAATCCAAAGCTTAGTACGAAAATATCAGGATATATAGAAAAAATATATGTAAAAGAGAATCAGAGGGTAAAAAAAGGTCAGATCTTAGTTTCTATTGATGCAGGTGAATACCAAAACTCCTTAAAGCAGTTAGATTACAGTGTTCAGGCTGCAAAGAGAAATATCTCTGCATTGGAAAAAACGGTAGCATTTCAGAAACTTGACATGCAGCAAGCTTTTAAAACATACAAAAGCAATAAAAAGATATTTCAAGCAGGAGGGATCTCGCTAGATCAGCTAACTATCTCTGAAATAGTTTATGAGCAAAAAAATTCAAAATATCTTTCAACATTAGACCAAATCGAATCTAACAAACTTGCTCTGAAGTCACAAGAAGCACTTTTAAGTTCGAAGAAAAGTTTAGAAAAATACTATTCGATATATGCACCCTTTGATGGGATAGTGGAAAGCTTGTACTTATCGCAAGGGGATCTGACACAAGGGAATAAGCCTGTTTTATCTTTATTGTCACACAAACAAAAACTTACTTTTACTTATGCTAACGACTTGATAAAAGATGGGCAAGATGTATATTTTAAAGGGGGTAAGATTGGTAGTATCGGGATAATCTATCCAAGTGCACAAAGATATCTAAAAGTAGCAGAGATCTCGTTGGATAAGCCTTTAGATTTTACATATAACTCTTTAATATCAATTGAGGTAGATATAAAATGA
- a CDS encoding TolC family protein, whose product MRYVLLLVVIQLSLSALTLEEAIEELKSNNLNIQIAQQNTSASQSKLSKKRSSYFGSVDLLASFAKYSEGRTLEPITPPITSSIATSDAITSVGVAYKVNLFNGMRTLNETEMEKLSVSIAKAKENFTQNEQIYITQSIYLNILSLQKILSSQNEYKKALQHLKVIVNESVVYGKKPQLDILKIESQIHNIEDQITLLQTKINISKSKLSLIIYGSFKPINTLEEVELSVMEPSYTLENLPSIKMTHYKLEKTNKAYKNTYSSYYPQINFQASYIDNYGDGNKENVSSAAVNLQWKIFDFGAREDGVELARIEKIKSTIESKQSILEYENRIYEAKEKVLQNQQLVRSSKSQTLVATKIREIEALKYNEGQSSINDLLFASADETLSQSKFIEAKYKLLESQFYLAFLTKE is encoded by the coding sequence ATGCGTTACGTTCTCTTATTAGTGGTCATTCAACTCTCACTCTCTGCTTTAACTCTTGAAGAGGCTATAGAAGAATTAAAGAGTAACAACTTGAATATTCAGATAGCCCAACAAAATACAAGTGCCAGCCAAAGTAAACTTTCAAAAAAAAGATCTTCCTATTTTGGTTCAGTTGATCTTCTTGCCAGTTTTGCAAAGTATAGCGAGGGAAGAACATTGGAGCCGATCACTCCACCTATCACAAGCTCCATAGCTACAAGTGATGCTATAACGAGTGTCGGAGTTGCATATAAGGTAAATCTTTTTAACGGGATGAGAACATTGAACGAAACAGAGATGGAAAAACTCTCTGTTTCGATCGCAAAGGCCAAAGAAAATTTTACACAAAATGAACAGATATATATAACACAATCTATTTATCTTAATATCCTGTCATTGCAAAAGATACTATCTTCGCAAAATGAATACAAAAAAGCACTACAACACCTAAAAGTCATTGTAAATGAAAGTGTAGTGTATGGGAAAAAACCGCAGTTGGATATTTTAAAAATAGAGTCTCAAATACATAATATAGAAGATCAAATCACTCTACTGCAAACAAAGATAAATATCTCAAAGTCAAAACTAAGTCTCATTATATATGGCAGTTTTAAGCCTATTAATACACTTGAAGAAGTAGAACTTTCAGTCATGGAACCAAGCTATACGCTGGAGAACCTTCCCTCTATAAAAATGACACATTATAAGCTTGAAAAAACTAATAAAGCATATAAAAACACCTATAGCTCATACTATCCACAGATAAATTTCCAAGCAAGCTATATCGATAATTACGGTGATGGGAATAAAGAGAATGTTTCAAGTGCAGCGGTAAATCTACAATGGAAAATATTTGATTTTGGTGCTCGTGAGGATGGTGTAGAGCTTGCAAGAATAGAGAAAATTAAAAGTACTATAGAATCAAAACAATCGATATTAGAGTATGAAAATAGGATATATGAGGCTAAAGAAAAGGTACTTCAAAATCAGCAACTTGTACGATCAAGCAAATCACAAACACTAGTCGCAACAAAAATTAGAGAGATAGAAGCTCTCAAATATAATGAAGGGCAAAGCAGTATCAACGATCTGTTGTTTGCAAGTGCCGATGAGACACTTAGCCAATCAAAATTTATCGAGGCGAAGTATAAACTTTTAGAGTCTCAATTTTATTTAGCATTTTTAACAAAGGAATAA
- a CDS encoding cytochrome c codes for MKKILFIAMIGISLYANDKASTNLSDELRALLSQEMQFIKSGMDDMLYAIVSNDYKTLGETAKKIQHSYILKQEIKPEQKQEINQKLSTKFMEFDHEFHETAQDLASFAEFEDRENVMKSYSSMINQCVRCHESFATHRFTNFESE; via the coding sequence ATGAAGAAAATTCTATTTATAGCAATGATAGGAATAAGCTTATATGCTAACGATAAAGCAAGTACAAACTTATCAGATGAATTGAGAGCACTTTTGTCTCAAGAGATGCAGTTTATAAAATCTGGAATGGATGATATGCTTTATGCGATTGTTTCAAACGATTATAAAACACTAGGTGAAACTGCTAAAAAAATTCAACACAGTTATATTTTAAAACAGGAAATCAAGCCTGAACAAAAACAGGAGATTAACCAGAAGCTTTCAACAAAGTTTATGGAGTTTGATCATGAGTTTCATGAAACTGCTCAAGACTTGGCATCATTTGCAGAGTTTGAAGACAGAGAAAATGTTATGAAGAGTTATTCAAGTATGATTAACCAATGTGTTCGATGTCATGAAAGCTTTGCAACACACAGATTTACAAATTTTGAGTCTGAATAA
- a CDS encoding response regulator transcription factor, producing the protein MKKILLVEDDTVLGETIVDILEDENYYDITWVKDGKKALDKSFEHQYDLYLFDINVPFINGLELLNDLRKSGDKTPAIFITAKVDIESFEKGFEVGADDYIRKPFHMRELLVRINKQIQKSFLSHNTQVHYKDISYNIESKIVTKDGDTEHLTPTELKILELFLKNTGRVITKDEILDFTHDGGLGSDSSLRVQISRLKKLGLDITNIRAIGYRCEKP; encoded by the coding sequence ATGAAAAAAATATTATTAGTAGAAGATGACACTGTTTTAGGGGAAACCATAGTTGATATTTTAGAAGATGAAAACTACTATGACATTACATGGGTAAAAGATGGGAAAAAAGCTTTAGATAAAAGTTTTGAGCATCAATATGATCTGTACTTGTTCGATATTAATGTACCCTTTATCAATGGTCTGGAACTTTTAAATGATCTTCGAAAAAGCGGTGATAAAACACCTGCCATATTTATTACTGCCAAAGTTGATATAGAAAGTTTTGAAAAAGGTTTTGAAGTTGGTGCGGATGATTATATTCGTAAGCCGTTTCATATGAGGGAATTACTAGTTAGAATTAACAAGCAGATCCAAAAAAGCTTCTTATCACACAATACACAGGTACATTATAAAGATATATCGTACAATATAGAAAGTAAGATCGTTACAAAAGATGGGGATACAGAACACTTAACACCTACGGAATTAAAAATTCTCGAACTGTTTCTCAAAAATACTGGACGGGTAATCACAAAAGATGAAATCTTGGATTTTACACATGATGGCGGACTTGGAAGTGATTCTTCCTTGCGTGTTCAAATCTCACGACTAAAAAAACTTGGATTAGATATAACAAATATTAGAGCAATAGGATACAGATGTGAAAAACCATGA
- a CDS encoding sensor histidine kinase yields MKNHEKSSLIKFTLIYFLTTGFFVIVLGYLYFYQQKHLILKQTATDMFQYSELLAKTDFQHLQKGFSYSLEKNQKVAFEFPQKIGKDYVKAFPIAKKEGYIVIYKDAKEIDDAIDKVKIFTISLQVALLIILLVLSYFLAKQALRPMKDVITHLDRFVLDLIHDLNTPATSILLNTNLLMEYENDPKKQKRLNRIVLGADTISSLYKNLELLLDHKLEKETVDLTLLLEHKVDDFQLLYPKITFNVTVDKNTQLFTNKKAISRILDNLLVNACKYANEENPKIWINFADDCLSIEDNGKGVKYPEKVFERSYKENDLGHGIGMHIVHRLCNSLNISILISSKEEIGTKVTLCF; encoded by the coding sequence GTGAAAAACCATGAAAAATCTTCTTTAATCAAGTTCACACTTATTTATTTCCTTACTACTGGATTTTTTGTAATTGTATTAGGGTACCTCTATTTTTACCAACAAAAACATCTCATTCTAAAACAAACTGCTACAGATATGTTTCAATACTCAGAATTATTGGCTAAAACAGATTTTCAACATCTTCAAAAAGGCTTTTCATACAGTTTGGAAAAAAATCAGAAAGTGGCATTTGAATTCCCTCAAAAGATAGGAAAAGACTATGTGAAAGCATTTCCAATAGCAAAGAAAGAGGGTTATATAGTTATATATAAAGATGCAAAAGAGATAGATGATGCAATAGACAAAGTTAAAATTTTCACTATCTCTTTACAAGTTGCTTTATTAATTATTCTTTTAGTATTGAGCTACTTTTTAGCTAAACAAGCTCTGCGTCCAATGAAAGATGTGATTACCCATTTAGATAGATTTGTACTTGACCTTATTCATGATCTCAACACACCAGCGACTTCTATCCTGCTAAATACAAACCTCCTGATGGAATATGAAAACGATCCTAAAAAACAAAAAAGACTCAATAGAATAGTTCTGGGTGCTGATACAATCAGTTCACTTTATAAAAATCTCGAGCTATTACTTGATCACAAACTTGAAAAAGAGACAGTAGACCTTACCCTGCTATTAGAACATAAAGTGGATGATTTTCAGTTACTCTATCCAAAGATCACTTTTAATGTCACTGTAGATAAAAATACACAACTTTTTACAAATAAGAAAGCTATCTCAAGGATACTAGACAATCTGCTTGTTAATGCCTGCAAATATGCCAATGAAGAGAACCCTAAAATATGGATCAATTTTGCAGATGATTGTCTTAGTATTGAAGATAATGGTAAAGGGGTAAAGTATCCAGAAAAAGTTTTTGAGAGAAGCTATAAAGAAAATGACCTAGGACATGGGATTGGAATGCATATTGTTCATAGACTATGTAATAGCTTGAACATATCAATTCTTATCTCTTCAAAAGAAGAAATAGGAACTAAAGTTACATTATGTTTTTAG
- a CDS encoding IS256 family transposase, producing MNTQFDLNEALEQIKAGAKIEGKDGVLAPLIKQLTQAALEAELESHLSTEILNRKNGKSSKTMKSSVGEFDLDVPRDRNGSFEPQLIKKHQTHMSDHIEQKILSLYALGNSYSQISEHIEELYGVSFSKATISAVTDKVIPLLKEWQQRPLESIYPFVWLDAIHYRIKENGKYVAKAIYTILGVKLDGRKEILGLYLSESEGANFWLQVLTDLNNRGVEDILIASVDGLKGFPEAINAIFPKTEVQLCIVHQIRNSLKYVASKNQKEFMKDLKLIYQAISKEAAELELDRLEEKWGTKYPIVIQSWRTKWENLSTYFKYPEDIRRIIYTTNIIESVHRQFRKLTKTKGAFPNENSLLKLLFMGIQNAQKKWTMPMRNWSLTVSQLSIFFEGRINTYLDI from the coding sequence ATGAACACACAGTTCGATCTAAATGAAGCCCTTGAACAAATTAAGGCAGGTGCAAAAATAGAAGGTAAAGATGGAGTCCTTGCTCCACTTATCAAACAACTCACCCAAGCAGCTCTTGAAGCAGAGCTTGAATCCCACTTATCTACAGAAATACTAAACAGAAAGAACGGTAAATCCTCCAAGACCATGAAAAGCAGTGTCGGAGAATTCGATCTGGATGTTCCAAGAGACCGTAACGGTTCTTTTGAACCACAGCTGATCAAGAAACATCAGACACATATGTCAGACCATATTGAACAGAAGATTCTTTCTTTGTATGCCCTTGGCAACAGTTATTCACAAATATCTGAGCATATTGAAGAACTTTATGGTGTTTCCTTTTCAAAGGCTACCATCAGTGCTGTAACAGACAAGGTAATACCATTACTCAAAGAGTGGCAACAAAGACCATTAGAGAGTATCTACCCCTTTGTATGGCTCGATGCCATACACTACAGGATCAAAGAGAATGGCAAATATGTAGCCAAAGCCATTTATACAATACTTGGTGTCAAACTTGATGGCAGGAAAGAGATACTGGGCCTTTATCTTTCAGAAAGTGAAGGAGCCAACTTCTGGCTGCAGGTGCTTACTGATCTGAATAATCGTGGTGTAGAAGATATACTCATTGCTTCAGTAGATGGTCTCAAAGGATTTCCTGAAGCTATTAATGCTATATTCCCTAAAACAGAAGTACAGCTATGTATCGTACATCAGATCAGAAACTCTCTTAAGTATGTTGCTTCCAAAAATCAAAAGGAATTCATGAAAGACCTTAAACTGATCTATCAGGCAATCTCCAAAGAAGCTGCCGAACTGGAACTTGATAGGCTTGAAGAGAAGTGGGGAACGAAATATCCGATTGTGATACAGTCATGGAGAACCAAATGGGAGAATCTCTCCACCTATTTCAAATACCCCGAAGACATCAGACGTATTATCTATACAACCAATATCATAGAGTCGGTGCATAGACAGTTCAGAAAACTGACCAAGACCAAAGGTGCATTCCCTAATGAAAATAGCCTGCTAAAACTGCTTTTTATGGGAATACAGAATGCCCAAAAGAAATGGACGATGCCAATGCGGAACTGGAGCCTTACCGTCTCTCAGCTGTCTATATTTTTTGAGGGAAGAATCAACACATATTTGGATATCTAA
- a CDS encoding SRPBCC family protein → MTILKDSIEIKASPETIFNALIWVFSTSENFKTWHKDHVRCQWLKGNAFEVGSVLYVEEYLHGKLHKLKFKSIRLEPNRKVEFRLLFPASLICPGGAFTIEQKDKSSVFSATLSFRMSWVFSMFFRDRVKAIKKHMKEEGENLKTILEKDRI, encoded by the coding sequence ATGACGATTCTAAAAGATTCAATAGAAATTAAAGCATCACCAGAGACCATATTTAATGCTTTAATCTGGGTATTTTCTACCTCGGAGAACTTTAAAACATGGCATAAAGATCACGTAAGATGCCAATGGCTTAAAGGCAATGCATTTGAAGTCGGGTCAGTGCTCTATGTAGAGGAATATCTACATGGAAAACTACATAAACTAAAGTTTAAGAGCATCCGTTTAGAGCCAAACAGAAAAGTGGAATTTAGACTACTATTCCCTGCATCACTAATTTGCCCAGGAGGGGCATTCACCATAGAACAAAAAGACAAAAGTTCTGTCTTTAGTGCCACTTTATCTTTCAGAATGAGTTGGGTATTCTCAATGTTTTTCAGAGATAGAGTTAAAGCAATAAAAAAACATATGAAAGAAGAAGGAGAGAATCTAAAAACAATTTTAGAAAAAGATAGGATCTAG
- a CDS encoding manganese efflux pump MntP, translated as MIELIILAIALSMDAFAVSLGLGTKESTFNRSLALKAGLYFGFFQGFMPLIGYLAGVGLSSFITSIDHWVAFILLTLVGLKMIYESFGEPVEEEISQVTNKVLLLLAIATSIDAMAAGFTLTLMETTITISVLIIGFTTFIFSYIGVLIGSRGGAYLESKAELLGGIVLIAIGLKILVEHTLLN; from the coding sequence ATGATTGAACTAATTATTCTGGCAATTGCGTTAAGCATGGATGCCTTTGCTGTATCTCTTGGTTTAGGGACTAAAGAGTCTACTTTTAACAGATCGTTAGCCTTGAAAGCTGGATTATATTTTGGATTTTTTCAAGGTTTTATGCCACTGATTGGTTATCTTGCAGGAGTTGGTCTTTCAAGTTTTATTACATCGATCGATCATTGGGTTGCGTTTATTTTGCTTACATTAGTTGGATTAAAAATGATCTATGAAAGCTTTGGTGAACCTGTGGAAGAAGAGATTTCACAAGTTACCAACAAAGTATTGTTGTTACTTGCTATTGCTACCAGTATTGATGCTATGGCAGCAGGCTTTACATTAACTCTAATGGAAACAACTATAACTATTTCAGTCCTGATAATCGGATTCACTACTTTTATTTTTAGCTATATAGGTGTATTGATCGGGTCTCGTGGCGGAGCCTATTTAGAAAGTAAGGCGGAACTTTTGGGAGGTATTGTATTAATTGCAATTGGTTTGAAAATTCTTGTAGAACATACCCTTTTAAATTAA
- a CDS encoding Mut7-C RNAse domain-containing protein has product MNKTKSLKFIADCHLGKLAKYLRMMGFDTLFFNSIDDDELIALSAQEERIILTRDKLLHENKTSNTFYLHSINHLEQLRELNRAFLIKNKREKPRCILCNVTLKEINKKEILDQLPKKVVKYFDFFEVCSKCGRVYWHGSHFKRMMNTIESI; this is encoded by the coding sequence ATGAATAAAACAAAAAGTTTAAAGTTTATTGCTGATTGTCATTTAGGAAAGTTGGCAAAATATTTACGGATGATGGGATTTGACACCCTGTTTTTTAACTCTATTGATGATGACGAACTTATCGCATTATCAGCTCAAGAAGAACGTATAATCCTAACGCGTGACAAGTTGCTGCATGAAAATAAAACTTCCAACACATTTTATCTGCATTCAATCAATCATCTTGAACAGCTTCGTGAACTTAATAGAGCTTTTTTAATTAAAAACAAAAGAGAAAAACCTCGTTGTATTTTATGTAATGTAACACTTAAAGAGATTAATAAAAAAGAGATTTTGGACCAACTTCCTAAAAAGGTAGTAAAGTATTTTGATTTTTTTGAGGTCTGTTCCAAATGCGGACGCGTTTACTGGCATGGAAGTCATTTTAAACGTATGATGAATACAATAGAATCAATATAA